A window of Anaerolineae bacterium genomic DNA:
AGGCGAAATTCCCTTCTGCCCGACAAAAACCAGTGGTTTCATGCCGTGGGCAAGACCTTTCAAATATTTCTTCTGATACCCTTTCAGTTTTTCCACCCATACCTCCGTTTGAAAATTGTTTTGAGTATTTATGGGATACTCCTCAGTTTATAAGAACGTTGTTGTTTCAGTTCCAAGCCGGTAAAGCAAAACGCCCCATCCTTCATGTGTCTGAAGAAACGGGGCTTTATTTTTTTGTAATCCAATGATTGGTCATCTGATCCTCCTGTTTGAGGTTCAAAAAACAGACCGAAATTAATCTTTGGCAAGATATATTAAGCGAATATACAAGTCAATTTAATTTGTTATCTTTTCGATAAGTTATCACTCTATCCCTTGAAGGTTTTGCCACAAGTTGCGTTTTTACGCAAAGCAGCTAATTGCAAAGCCACGTCCCAGGCATCACCGGCCTTTTGGTAGCGCCCGGCAAAATCAGGATCTTTCAACTGCTTTTCAAGGTATCGGTCAAAATTGGTTTTTTGTTTCATGCCGGATTTAACAGACAAGGGTTCGCCCCGCTTGCGGCGGGGCGAACATCGGAAATGAGCGGCGAAAACCGGAGTTTGCGTCTGCTTGATTGAGGTTGTGTGTTTAAATATTTTTATTTTCAAAAAATTTAAACAAAACTAAAATTGCGGCAATAAAAATAATAATAACAACCCAATGGTTTATTTTTAATATATCCGGCAGAGTGATTTTGCCGAAATTACCCCAAGCCAAAACATTGCTTTTTAGTGCCGGGTATACTTCAGCATACAAACCAGCTCCAACCAACATTCCCAATATAGCCCACAACGCATGTATGCGTCCTTCACCTAAAGCTCCTAATGATGTTCCAGGGCAATATCCGGCAATAGCCCAGCCAATACCAAAAAGCAATCCACCTATAATTTGAGCAGCTACGTTGGTTTCTTTAATGCTTAATGAGATCACGCCAAGGTCTTTAAAAAGGTATATACCTGTTACGCCGACTATAATCGCTGAAAACATAAATTTAATGATAGTCATATCTTTAAGCAGCAAAAAACCGACTTGTCGTTCAAACCGTATTACCTGCGCTTTTTGTAAAAGGAAACCAAAGAGGATGCCTGTGATAATACCTAATAGAAGTTCCATAATTAATTCCCTCCTTTATATAATAATTTAGCGGTAATTATGCCGCCGATAACAAAGCATATCATGGCAATAAACCCACTTGCGGCGAGTTGCATAATGCTGCTTAATCCATGGCCACTGGGACATCCACCGGCAAGACGTGCGCCGAACAAAAGGATAATTCCTCCGATAAAAGCGCCTGCTCCGCGAACAACAGGGCTGTTACCAAATCGTTCTTCCCATATCTTGGGAACAAATTCTTTTTTATAACTTTTTCCAAGAAGAGATGATAATAATGCCCCTATAAAAATTCCCAACACCACCATCATCTGCCAATCCACTTTTATTTTTTCAGACTGGAAGTACTCGTTATTATCAACATGGTTTTTTGCAACCTGTTGTTCAATAAGTCCGGTCACACGAACAAAGGTAGTTGAAGCACCAAGATACTTGGGTTTTGATAATACTTTCGTAGAGACAACAACGGACAAAACGGCCAGTACGCCTACTAAAGCTCCTGCTAAATAAGGGCTCCAGATGCTTTTGGTTAAATAATTTTTCATTTTGCCTCCTTTCTTAAAGTTTTAAATTTATACATAAGAACTGAGTTAAGCTGAGGCGGCTTTTTGCCGTACATATAAGCATCTCCCATGAGAGCATATATGATTCAGCGGTCGAATTTTAACACCATGGGTTTTGTCGCTTTTGAGTGATCTGCTCCTGAATCATCAAATACAGCCATGGCGAAACTATATCTTTTCAATGGATTGAAGACCACATCGTCTGCATGCCCGGTGTTTAGTTTTCGGTATAGCATGACGGTCCAGTATCCTTTGTTCCATCTGCTTTGGGCTTTAACGTCAAACCTTGACCCGCCGGGTTTTACCGGTAACCTGAAAGGGATTATATCACCCGGGTTAAAGGTTGAATAATCTGAAATTTTTACAGCCTCCTCAAACAAGAGAAAACCGGGTACAGTCGGTTTTTGGGCGGGATCCTGCATATAGCCCGGCATTGATCCATCTTTGGTTTGGTTTTTGATATCTCCTCCCATTCCGGCATCATTTCTTCTGCCGGTCTCCCTGTATGATCCTGTTGGATTGCCCGCAACCGTCAGCCATGTATCGTCTGCGTGGTTATAGGGGGCCGATCGTGCGGCCTTCCAGTGCCATAAATCCCCCTTTTCCCTGGAGGTTCTGGTTTCCAGTTTCCACTTTTCCCTCGATAAATCCGCCGGGCTGTGACAGGTAACTGCGCAACCACGTGATGCAAATTTATCGATTCTGGTGATTTCAAAAAGGAGCGCAATCCGATCTTCATTCCCGGTCAAATGATGCCATTTGCGTCCGTCAAATTTCCAGGATTGCTTCACAACGCTCCGGGTCGAATCCTTCCATCTTAATCTCAGGTATAAGGAATCATCCGTATAAATGCCCTGGGTAAACACGACACCTTTTGATTGGGTCAAATTTTCACGTCCCTGCACAGGCACCTGAAAAGGCGTTATGTTTTGCCAGACAGGGTCATCCAGGTTTTCAGGTGCCCTATGAGCATGTTTTGTGGTTACGACAAGGATCTCTTCTGCATTTGAAATGCCACCGGCTGCAAGGGATACGGAAAGGAGCAACATGAAAATAATGGGCAGATATCTTTGATTTATAAAAGGCATGATACACCTCAATGCTTATTAAGGTCTCAATATGTGTTAATGCGCTGGTCCAGCAAAATGCTCCACATATCCCATGACGGAAAGGCCTGCAATGGCCATAGTTATGACGGCTGCTGCCAGCATGAACTTCCATCGGCCGAACGGATGTCGCTCCGGAGACCGGTCTATCACCGGCAAGGCGAGCAACAATCCGATCAGTCCGCCGGGTATAATCATTGATCCAACTATAGTATAATTTCCTTTGAAAATGGTGACCAGTTGATTCAAAAACAGAACCCACCACTCAGGCCTGGGCACATAGAATGAATCCGTAGGATCAGCCGGATCGCCCAGAGGGGCTGTCCAATACCATCCGATAAGCCCGATAATGACGGAAACAATCAAAAACAAAACCAGCCACCGGTTTAAGATGTTCGGGAAAAAGCTGGTTTTTGCTCTCTGATCCGTGCTCTGGGTCAAAGGCCCGGTAATTCCACGATGATAAATGAAATGAAAATGGACAGCTACGAGAAAAATAAGCAGCCCCGGCAACAGCAGGATGTGGAGAATGTAAAATCGTGTCAGGGCGACGACACCGGTCAGTGATCCCCCTTGTAATAGTCTCACCAACAGATCTCCGATAAACGGCATAGATGAAATGATGCTTAAACGGACCTGAGTTGACCAATAACCCTTCTGATCCCATGGAAGCAAATCTCCGGTAATAATAAAAAGAGGAACAAAAAGCATTACCACTACACCGGAAATCCAAACCATTTGTCTCGGTGCTTTGTAGGCACCGAGTATAAAAGCACGGAGCAGATGAATCCCAAGAACAATAAGCAAGAGGTTCCATGCATAATAGTGAACCCCTTTGACAATGCGTCCAAAAGGAACACTGAACAGAGCAAAGTCGACACTGTCATAGGCTGCACCGGGAACCGGTGAATAGTAGAAGGCCATGACAATACCGGATAAAAACAGCAATACGATTAAAACGACAAGCAAAGCACCGCAGAAACGGGTCCGGTTCAATGCGTCATCAGGGACTTTCAATGACCGAAGGCTGTCCATAACCGCCTCCAGTGCGAGAAGTTTAATCAGCATTAAATCACCCTATTTTTTAAAGCTGAGTGTGATGACTTCGGAATCATAAGAATTTTCGTCACCGGAATCATCAAAAAGAGCCATGGTAAAATTGTATTTCTTTCTTGGATTAAAGACCGCATCATCCTCATTGCCGGTGTCGAGCTTTCTGTAGAGCATGACTGTCCAGCTGCCGTCCGCATGCCGGCTGACCGCCTTGATGTCACCGCGTGAACCCTCCGGCGTTTCAGGCATTTGGTAGGTCAAAACATCACCTGCCTTGAAATCGGAATAATTTGTGATTTCAACTGCATGGGAAGCAAGCAGGATACCGTGTTTGGCAAGTGTTTTTCCAGGGGCAAGCATGAATTTGGGCCTGGATTTGTCCTCGGTCATATTTTTCCGGTCCCCGCCTTTTCCATTATCGTTTTTACGACCGCCTTTTTCCGCGCTTATTTGGGTCAACCATGTGTCATCGGCAAATCCCTCAGGATCGGAACGGGCGGCTTTCCAATGCCACAAATCGCCCATTTCAGCCGCGGTTGATGTGCCGAATTTGCCGTCTTTGGCATTGGATGCACCCTGGGGAACATGGCATAGAATCGCACACCCTTTAGTGGCATAATTGTTGATCCGGTTGATTTCAAACAGCAGGGCAATGCGATCCTCATTGCCTTTCCGGTGACTCCATTTTGATCCATCATACTCCCAGGCGTCTTTTGTTACGCTCAATGTTGGATCTTTCCACTTGAAAAGAAAATAGATACTGTCATCGGTATAAACGGCTTTAGTAGTGACGCTCGCTTTTTTGCCTGCAAATTGTTCCTTGCCTTCAAAAGGAACAATTTGCCCTTTAGCCTTTCCCCATACCGCGTCGTCCGATCCTAAGGGAGCGGACTTTGCACGAACGGCAGTTAGGGTTTGCCTGGAAGCCCCCATTGCTTCCCCTGTGGTAAACTGCAGGCTACCTACAATCAGGGCCACGCATAAACTGAAATTGATGAATAATTTTTTACACATGATTTATGTCCTCCTTTTTGTATGGTAAAAGGTTAGAACTCCATGGAGACGAGCAGGTTGTCGTCTTCCACTTTATGCTCCAGAATCGATAAAGGCCGGGTCGGAGGGCCAGCAATCGGCTGTCCCTGGGCGTTAAATCGTCCGGAATGACAGGGGCATTCAAACACGCCTGTCTCTTTCTGCCAGATCACATTACAAGCAAGGTGGCTGCAGGTTGATGAAAATATTTTTATTTTCCGGTTGTGATCGATCCGTGCCCACACAAAACCCCGTTGTGGAAGGACGATCCAACCGTCTTTTACCATAAATTCGTAGGAGAGCATGGTGAAGTTATTTTCTTCCAAATCCTCGACAGATCCCAAATTAATCCATTTGGTTGCGCTTTTTTTCAGGGCCGGTGAAATGACATAGGTCGTCAAGGGTATTCCAGTAATCAGTGCCGCACATCCGGAAAGTGCAGCTGTCTTTAAAAACATCCTGCGATCTGGATTGAGAATCCGGCTGGAAGAGGATAGATGGATGGATGACTTTTTTATACGGTCCATGGGTTCCTGCCTTTCGAAGAGAGCTTATTGGGCTTTATGTATATGCACTCTGATAAATGAGCAGGTACTAAGAGTTCACTGTGTAGCAAGGGCTTGGATTTAGAGTGCTTGGCAGAATCTGTCTATTATTCTATATTAATAATTTTGCATAATGTAAATCATTTTTTCTTACTTTATTGAAATATAGATAGATTTAATATAAATATCATGACAAAAATCCCATAGTCAAGATGAAACACCTTTTGAGGCAGCAGCAAGGTTCTGGAACAGGTGTTTAACAGGGCAGGAGGTAGGACACATGGAAGGATTTGATGCTGTTAAGGGCATTTTACATAAAATATACGGCACAAAAAAGGGGGCGCTTGCCTTTGATAAAATTCTTCCTTTAATAGAAAAGCTTCCAGTCAGAAAAAGAGAGGCGAATGAGTACTTTTCCCAGGAAGATGTGGTTTTGATAACTTATGGCGACTCCCTGTATTCAGACAGGGAAGCTCCTTTGAAAACGTTTCACGGTTTTGCCGCAAAACACTTCAAAGATGTATTTTCAACAATACATATTCTTCCATTTTTCCCCTACTCTTCTGACGACGGTTTTTCTGTCATTGACTTTTATTTGGTAAATCCAAAGCTTGGATCCTGGGAGGACATTAAATCATTGGGCGGCGATTTTCAGCTTATGTTTGATCTTGTGCTGAATCATGTTTCTTCAAAGAGCAAGTGGTTTGAAAAGTATTTAAATGAGGAACAGGGATTTGAAGATATTGCCATTGAAGCAGACCCCTTGATTGATCTGTCCGGGGTTACAAGGCCCAGGTCGCTGCCGCTTTTAACTGAATTTACAAAAAGTTCCGGAAAGGCTGTTAATGTTTGGACAACATTTAGCGCTGATCAGATAGACCTTAATTTTAAAAGCATTGATGTCCTTAAAAAGATGGTTGAGATACTGCTTTTTTATGTGGATCAGGGCGCAACTATTCTGAGGCTTGATGCAATTGCCTATTTATGGAAGGAGATCGGGACGAATTGTGTTAACCTGAGCCGGACCCATGATGTGGTGAAATTATTTCGAAGCATATTAGATCGCGTTGCCCCTGATGTCATGATTATTACGGAGACAAATGTGCCTCATGTGGAAAATATCAGCTATTTGGGAGATGGCCGGAATGAGGCGCAAATGGTTTATAACTTTACGCTGCCGCCGCTGCTTTTTTATTCCTTTGCAATT
This region includes:
- a CDS encoding ethylbenzene dehydrogenase-related protein, which gives rise to MPFINQRYLPIIFMLLLSVSLAAGGISNAEEILVVTTKHAHRAPENLDDPVWQNITPFQVPVQGRENLTQSKGVVFTQGIYTDDSLYLRLRWKDSTRSVVKQSWKFDGRKWHHLTGNEDRIALLFEITRIDKFASRGCAVTCHSPADLSREKWKLETRTSREKGDLWHWKAARSAPYNHADDTWLTVAGNPTGSYRETGRRNDAGMGGDIKNQTKDGSMPGYMQDPAQKPTVPGFLLFEEAVKISDYSTFNPGDIIPFRLPVKPGGSRFDVKAQSRWNKGYWTVMLYRKLNTGHADDVVFNPLKRYSFAMAVFDDSGADHSKATKPMVLKFDR
- a CDS encoding ubiquinol-cytochrome c reductase iron-sulfur subunit; this encodes MDRIKKSSIHLSSSSRILNPDRRMFLKTAALSGCAALITGIPLTTYVISPALKKSATKWINLGSVEDLEENNFTMLSYEFMVKDGWIVLPQRGFVWARIDHNRKIKIFSSTCSHLACNVIWQKETGVFECPCHSGRFNAQGQPIAGPPTRPLSILEHKVEDDNLLVSMEF
- a CDS encoding cytochrome b N-terminal domain-containing protein, which encodes MLIKLLALEAVMDSLRSLKVPDDALNRTRFCGALLVVLIVLLFLSGIVMAFYYSPVPGAAYDSVDFALFSVPFGRIVKGVHYYAWNLLLIVLGIHLLRAFILGAYKAPRQMVWISGVVVMLFVPLFIITGDLLPWDQKGYWSTQVRLSIISSMPFIGDLLVRLLQGGSLTGVVALTRFYILHILLLPGLLIFLVAVHFHFIYHRGITGPLTQSTDQRAKTSFFPNILNRWLVLFLIVSVIIGLIGWYWTAPLGDPADPTDSFYVPRPEWWVLFLNQLVTIFKGNYTIVGSMIIPGGLIGLLLALPVIDRSPERHPFGRWKFMLAAAVITMAIAGLSVMGYVEHFAGPAH
- a CDS encoding ethylbenzene dehydrogenase-related protein encodes the protein MCKKLFINFSLCVALIVGSLQFTTGEAMGASRQTLTAVRAKSAPLGSDDAVWGKAKGQIVPFEGKEQFAGKKASVTTKAVYTDDSIYFLFKWKDPTLSVTKDAWEYDGSKWSHRKGNEDRIALLFEINRINNYATKGCAILCHVPQGASNAKDGKFGTSTAAEMGDLWHWKAARSDPEGFADDTWLTQISAEKGGRKNDNGKGGDRKNMTEDKSRPKFMLAPGKTLAKHGILLASHAVEITNYSDFKAGDVLTYQMPETPEGSRGDIKAVSRHADGSWTVMLYRKLDTGNEDDAVFNPRKKYNFTMALFDDSGDENSYDSEVITLSFKK
- a CDS encoding YeeE/YedE thiosulfate transporter family protein — protein: MKNYLTKSIWSPYLAGALVGVLAVLSVVVSTKVLSKPKYLGASTTFVRVTGLIEQQVAKNHVDNNEYFQSEKIKVDWQMMVVLGIFIGALLSSLLGKSYKKEFVPKIWEERFGNSPVVRGAGAFIGGIILLFGARLAGGCPSGHGLSSIMQLAASGFIAMICFVIGGIITAKLLYKGGN
- a CDS encoding alpha-amylase family glycosyl hydrolase translates to MEGFDAVKGILHKIYGTKKGALAFDKILPLIEKLPVRKREANEYFSQEDVVLITYGDSLYSDREAPLKTFHGFAAKHFKDVFSTIHILPFFPYSSDDGFSVIDFYLVNPKLGSWEDIKSLGGDFQLMFDLVLNHVSSKSKWFEKYLNEEQGFEDIAIEADPLIDLSGVTRPRSLPLLTEFTKSSGKAVNVWTTFSADQIDLNFKSIDVLKKMVEILLFYVDQGATILRLDAIAYLWKEIGTNCVNLSRTHDVVKLFRSILDRVAPDVMIITETNVPHVENISYLGDGRNEAQMVYNFTLPPLLFYSFAIEDSTALSSWAKGLYLKSEANTFFNFTASHDGIGVRPLEGILPEEEIDRLIKIVKENGGRVSYKRNSDGSESPYELNITYVDALLNKKNGVDKYHPDRFLASQAIQLVLPGVPATYIHSILGSHNWEQGVRQTQMSRTINRGKLRLDDIVKQLKDPDGFRSRIFFSYIDLIKIRKKQPAFHPNAFFEILELDPKVFAISRHCKEQTIYALTNISSTHVSVSLPKGSGDFDMKDLLGGKIFKTNPISLNPYQFAWLVTQK
- a CDS encoding DUF6691 family protein translates to MELLLGIITGILFGFLLQKAQVIRFERQVGFLLLKDMTIIKFMFSAIIVGVTGIYLFKDLGVISLSIKETNVAAQIIGGLLFGIGWAIAGYCPGTSLGALGEGRIHALWAILGMLVGAGLYAEVYPALKSNVLAWGNFGKITLPDILKINHWVVIIIFIAAILVLFKFFENKNI